One genomic region from Roseinatronobacter sp. S2 encodes:
- a CDS encoding nitroreductase family protein, which translates to MTPKTLNDHLSWRYATKKMDPAKAVPQQKVDAIIEAIRMAPTSSGTQPFELIVVTNPEIRARIAEVAFGQAQITDGSHLLVFAAWDNYTADRIDEVVKLNVDTRGDLPALHDYYETLKANYLPREAEENYAHAARQAYIALGVALVAAAEQEVDSTPMEGFDPAAVDAILGLKERGLRSVLLMPLGYRDVAGDWLLPMDKVRKPRETIVTQVA; encoded by the coding sequence ATGACACCAAAGACACTGAATGATCATCTGAGCTGGCGCTACGCGACCAAGAAAATGGACCCCGCGAAAGCAGTCCCGCAACAGAAGGTCGATGCCATCATCGAGGCGATCCGCATGGCCCCCACATCCAGCGGCACCCAGCCGTTTGAACTGATCGTCGTGACCAACCCCGAAATCCGCGCCCGGATTGCCGAAGTAGCGTTCGGTCAGGCGCAGATCACCGACGGGTCGCATCTGTTGGTTTTCGCAGCCTGGGACAATTACACCGCTGACCGCATTGATGAGGTCGTAAAGCTGAATGTCGATACCCGCGGCGACCTGCCAGCACTGCATGACTATTATGAAACCCTAAAAGCCAACTATCTGCCCCGCGAGGCCGAGGAAAACTATGCCCATGCCGCCCGCCAGGCCTATATCGCGTTGGGTGTCGCATTGGTTGCCGCAGCCGAACAGGAAGTCGACAGCACGCCAATGGAAGGGTTCGACCCCGCCGCCGTGGATGCAATCCTTGGCCTGAAAGAGCGCGGCTTGCGTTCGGTCTTGCTGATGCCTTTGGGCTACCGTGACGTGGCAGGTGACTGGCTGTTGCCAATGGACAAGGTGCGCAAACCCCGCGAGACCATCGTCACACAGGTCGCCTGA
- the bdcA gene encoding SDR family oxidoreductase, giving the protein MAEFQGKSVLVLGGSRGIGAAIVKRFAADGAQVTFTYAGSRDAAEQLARETGSTAVLTDSADRDAVIARVRESGPLDVLVVNAGIGIFGDALEQDPDAIDRLFHINVHAPYHAAVEAARHMPEGGRIIVIGSVNGDRMPVPGMASYAVSKSALQGLARGLARDLGPRGITINVVQPGPIDTDANPADGPMKDILHSFMAIKRHGRPDEVAGMVAWLAGPEAGFVTGAMHTIDGAFGA; this is encoded by the coding sequence ATGGCCGAATTTCAAGGAAAATCTGTTCTGGTCCTCGGCGGTAGCCGGGGTATCGGGGCTGCCATCGTGAAGCGCTTTGCCGCAGACGGGGCGCAGGTGACCTTCACCTATGCAGGGTCCCGCGACGCCGCCGAACAGCTTGCACGCGAAACAGGCAGCACCGCAGTGCTGACCGACAGTGCTGACCGCGATGCCGTGATCGCACGGGTGCGGGAAAGCGGCCCCCTCGACGTGCTGGTGGTCAATGCCGGTATCGGCATCTTCGGTGATGCGCTTGAACAAGACCCGGACGCGATTGACCGGTTGTTTCACATCAATGTCCACGCGCCCTACCATGCCGCAGTCGAGGCTGCCCGACACATGCCGGAAGGCGGGCGGATCATCGTCATCGGTTCCGTGAACGGCGACAGAATGCCCGTTCCGGGCATGGCCTCTTACGCGGTGAGTAAATCCGCCTTGCAAGGTCTGGCGCGCGGTCTGGCGCGTGATCTCGGGCCACGCGGAATCACCATCAATGTCGTGCAGCCCGGTCCAATTGATACCGATGCAAACCCGGCGGACGGCCCCATGAAAGACATACTGCATAGCTTCATGGCGATAAAGCGACACGGAAGACCCGACGAAGTCGCCGGGATGGTTGCCTGGCTGGCCGGGCCGGAGGCTGGCTTTGTTACCGGGGCGATGCACACAATCGACGGCGCGTTCGGCGCATGA
- a CDS encoding NADPH-dependent F420 reductase, which yields MTTIGIIGAGEVGSQLACAAIKVGYQVVIANSRAPETLSGLIAELGQTARAATAADAASSGDFVIIAVPLKLINDMPVAELAGKIVLDTNNYMPWRDGNFAVIDTGEKTVHELRQEQLPTSRVAKAFSHIQAPNLFALANPVDPRSRHALSVSSNYPDAVELVTRLYDQFGFDTVDNSPLSESWRSAAGQPAWKAAFQHQTKSELIANLAKAKRISQRQPE from the coding sequence ATGACAACTATTGGAATTATCGGTGCCGGAGAGGTTGGCAGCCAGCTCGCATGTGCCGCAATCAAGGTCGGCTACCAGGTCGTTATCGCAAACTCGCGCGCGCCCGAAACCCTAAGCGGTCTGATTGCCGAGCTTGGCCAGACCGCCCGCGCGGCGACCGCGGCAGATGCAGCCTCAAGCGGTGACTTCGTCATTATCGCCGTTCCCCTCAAGCTTATCAACGACATGCCTGTGGCCGAACTTGCCGGAAAGATCGTGCTCGATACGAACAATTATATGCCGTGGCGCGACGGGAACTTCGCCGTCATCGACACGGGTGAGAAGACGGTTCACGAACTTCGCCAGGAACAATTGCCGACGTCCAGGGTGGCCAAGGCTTTCTCGCACATTCAGGCGCCCAATCTCTTCGCCCTCGCCAACCCGGTGGACCCTCGCTCGCGCCATGCGCTCTCGGTTTCAAGCAACTACCCCGATGCCGTGGAACTTGTAACGCGGCTCTATGATCAGTTTGGTTTCGACACGGTTGATAACAGCCCACTCAGCGAGTCGTGGCGCAGCGCCGCCGGTCAGCCCGCATGGAAAGCAGCATTCCAGCACCAGACGAAATCCGAACTGATCGCCAATCTCGCAAAAGCGAAACGCATATCTCAGCGTCAACCCGAATAA
- a CDS encoding helix-turn-helix domain-containing protein, with amino-acid sequence MLDKAQCPDCKRINEVLSRVGDRWSVLVVISLAQYGTLRFNELKRNLGISQRMLSLTLKELERDGLVSRTYHPTIPPKVEYTLTEMGQSFREPVSALGYWALEHLNTIDAARQAYDKAVAK; translated from the coding sequence ATGCTGGACAAGGCCCAATGCCCCGATTGCAAACGTATAAACGAGGTGCTGTCGCGTGTCGGCGACCGTTGGAGCGTGCTTGTCGTTATTTCGCTGGCGCAATACGGAACGTTGCGGTTCAATGAACTCAAGCGGAATCTGGGCATTTCACAACGCATGTTAAGCCTGACGCTGAAAGAGCTGGAAAGAGACGGGCTTGTCAGCCGCACCTATCATCCGACGATCCCGCCAAAGGTGGAATACACCCTGACCGAAATGGGGCAGTCGTTTCGTGAACCCGTAAGTGCCCTTGGCTACTGGGCGCTGGAACACCTGAACACGATCGATGCTGCGCGTCAGGCCTATGACAAGGCCGTTGCAAAGTAG